From a single Candidatus Hydrogenedentota bacterium genomic region:
- a CDS encoding CinA family nicotinamide mononucleotide deamidase-related protein encodes MQCEILMIGSELLLGQIVDTNAAEMGRMLAENGINLRQKTTVGDNPERIKQALSDALDRAEVVLTSGGLGPTEDDITRECIAELLGRPLEFRQDLFDALAERFARFRFVMTENNRKQAFAPRGAAGIENPHGTAPGLIVEDARGTIVCMPGVPGELIPMLREHVIPYLRQKFGIEAVIHSRVLNVCGLGESRVDAVIGDLIRSQRNPTVGVLAYPDAVRVRITARAGSVAEADAMIDAVEAEVRKRLPDNVVGTGNATIEQAVDALLSARGWTLAACETNSGGMLARRMVTAGAQSFAGGIVWPGAFDTFDKTEALRNQFHADCVLLLQADPVGQTTFARFVWPGGVEDWRLNYAATDERSQIRIAVTALDHVRRILGKNAAV; translated from the coding sequence ATGCAATGTGAAATCCTGATGATTGGTTCGGAACTGCTGCTGGGACAGATTGTGGACACCAATGCGGCGGAGATGGGCCGGATGCTGGCGGAAAACGGCATCAACCTGCGCCAAAAAACGACGGTCGGGGACAATCCGGAACGGATCAAGCAGGCGTTGAGCGATGCGTTGGACCGCGCGGAGGTGGTGCTCACTTCCGGCGGGCTTGGGCCAACAGAAGACGATATCACGCGTGAATGTATTGCCGAGTTGTTGGGACGTCCCCTCGAATTCAGGCAGGACCTGTTCGATGCGCTTGCGGAGCGCTTCGCGCGATTCCGGTTTGTCATGACGGAGAACAACAGGAAACAGGCCTTCGCGCCGCGCGGCGCCGCCGGCATCGAAAATCCGCACGGCACCGCGCCGGGCCTGATTGTCGAAGACGCGCGCGGCACGATCGTCTGCATGCCGGGCGTGCCGGGAGAACTGATCCCGATGCTCAGGGAACATGTGATCCCGTATTTGCGGCAAAAGTTCGGCATCGAAGCGGTTATCCACAGCCGCGTGCTGAACGTTTGCGGACTCGGCGAATCGCGCGTAGACGCCGTGATCGGCGATCTGATCAGGAGCCAGCGAAATCCGACCGTTGGCGTGCTGGCGTATCCGGATGCGGTGCGCGTTCGGATCACGGCGCGCGCCGGATCCGTTGCCGAAGCCGATGCAATGATTGACGCGGTGGAGGCGGAAGTGCGCAAGCGTCTTCCCGACAACGTTGTCGGAACGGGCAACGCGACCATCGAGCAGGCAGTGGACGCCTTATTATCGGCGCGGGGATGGACCTTGGCCGCCTGTGAAACGAATTCCGGGGGGATGCTGGCCCGGCGGATGGTGACGGCCGGCGCGCAATCATTCGCGGGCGGTATTGTATGGCCCGGCGCTTTCGATACATTCGACAAGACCGAAGCGCTGCGGAATCAATTCCATGCGGACTGCGTGTTGCTGTTGCAGGCGGATCCCGTTGGGCAAACGACTTTTGCCCGGTTTGTTTGGCCGGGCGGCGTGGAGGACTGGCGCCTCAATTATGCCGCAACGGATGAACGAAGTCAGATTCGCATTGCCGTAACGGCCCTCGACCATGTCCGGCGGATCCTTGGAAAAAACGCGGCGGTCTGA
- a CDS encoding DUF5696 domain-containing protein yields MDIRQMLFFFVFAWTAAFSAVAFNPPEDTARPLRIRIEGPAKITAVDTPVPFTVRVENLSSDSLMDGSLRLTVTDQWRVEPNGVVSFKLEAHGSVSIDGTVTAGPGTYNAIYPLHAYAEAGCGMNGYERKAHAVLLIETQMPNPPRPNVATVPWHPVAIGRDNACLLLRLPCFRTLIQVNGETVETRAVGWHGADGRTRASVEPFVSAARPDNREAIGIHPPWHQGLSGTALVEYPLQLPEGQPILLRFAHAIRDTMPTEPSSDGVTFRVRVAAFDAPDATLGDVVFERHSDAKTWQEAEVNLAAFAGKTVRLQFESHPGPRNDTTCDQSYWAMPTVVAGTPKPDSESALGEPVRLGKILFDDLNAEVEWRPGSRGMLDGELAFTMKDGKQIGFRGFRVRVAGSEIGDYVVVAGDVSQTFGDGLLRVVHRLRKGDAAFDLAGEMQVVGGTGLDVRFRLENAPAPKPWNVVYIEDVAAGSWSGELLRVYAGVGNVLEEPRAFNLHFDGHQLASSAVGFDFTNGVSLVQAVDAPPTRLEVSPGERRFTLHAPFNQTMRFFPARDVWQGARACRALDTRPAAGGVQALAGRFVFDLWGGRYRESAQALHRAFRYGLTDSVVVWHNWQRWGYDYRLPDICPPNPNFGSVEDFQALAKTCRDAGVLFAPHDNYIDLYPDADGFSYKHVAFTRDGEPIRAWFNEGQGAQSYRWRTDAYWPFMEKNVQWLKENIAPTGYFIDVFSSIGPYESWTFDGQFHDRLFTRDTWGRTFAWIREQLGDNAPQISESGHDQLIGYLDGAQCNHLRVDPNPPKGAPWTVWPITCRDAERVPWLDMFVHDRFVLHGAGYESRFAGGLPAITHGIYSDDYMSVEILDGHPAMVPEPFSRDVVRKYWLLHEAGRALALKPMHEVRFDGNDMRRLRVEWQGRGKVWVNRGETPWNVKGRELPQYGFYAALDTVEAAIERRDGVVVEWSRSPDSLYVNARSSLDNRFPISVADARVETVEARTVRVTLRWHAQQPTGESLMLFGHFVDESGSIVFQADMQPPVPTNEWTGEIKTISSGEWPADAQPGDAFELRVGMYRPDIGRLPLRGPNDDQQRVRVGTLRIENQGATWTPLPPQPDPIAERGNPDGKLVRFDDLATNGGCRMVRDGDALVVTPLPGHPAFTMEFDAGKMPFGAPLPVRVIAHAENGTIQSGIALQTDSGTLVLNLPKDVFTCRLEP; encoded by the coding sequence ATGGACATTCGGCAGATGCTGTTTTTCTTTGTTTTCGCATGGACGGCCGCTTTCTCCGCGGTGGCGTTCAATCCGCCGGAGGACACGGCGCGTCCCCTGAGAATCCGAATCGAGGGACCGGCGAAGATTACGGCCGTGGACACGCCTGTGCCATTCACGGTCAGAGTCGAGAACCTGAGTAGCGACTCGCTCATGGATGGATCGCTGCGTTTGACCGTGACGGACCAATGGCGTGTCGAACCAAATGGCGTCGTATCGTTCAAACTCGAAGCGCACGGTTCGGTGTCCATTGACGGGACCGTTACGGCCGGTCCGGGCACATACAATGCAATCTATCCGCTGCATGCCTATGCCGAGGCCGGTTGCGGGATGAATGGCTACGAGCGCAAGGCGCATGCGGTCCTGCTCATTGAAACGCAAATGCCGAATCCGCCGCGTCCGAATGTCGCAACGGTTCCGTGGCATCCGGTGGCGATCGGACGGGATAATGCGTGTCTGCTGCTGCGGCTGCCGTGTTTTCGGACATTGATTCAGGTAAATGGCGAAACGGTGGAAACGCGCGCCGTGGGATGGCACGGCGCGGACGGGCGAACCCGGGCGAGCGTCGAGCCGTTTGTTTCCGCGGCGCGCCCGGACAACCGTGAAGCCATCGGCATCCACCCGCCGTGGCATCAGGGGCTTTCAGGGACGGCGCTGGTCGAGTATCCGCTGCAATTGCCAGAGGGTCAGCCCATCCTCCTGCGGTTCGCACATGCCATCCGCGACACCATGCCGACGGAGCCTTCGAGCGACGGCGTGACGTTCCGCGTGCGCGTGGCGGCGTTCGACGCGCCCGATGCCACGTTGGGCGATGTCGTCTTTGAACGCCACTCGGATGCGAAGACGTGGCAAGAAGCCGAAGTGAATCTTGCGGCCTTTGCGGGCAAAACGGTTCGCCTGCAATTTGAATCGCATCCGGGGCCGCGCAACGATACGACCTGCGATCAGTCGTACTGGGCGATGCCGACGGTCGTCGCGGGAACGCCGAAGCCGGACTCGGAATCAGCCTTGGGCGAACCGGTTCGGTTGGGGAAGATCCTGTTCGATGACCTCAACGCCGAAGTCGAATGGCGTCCGGGTTCGCGGGGCATGCTCGACGGCGAACTCGCCTTTACGATGAAGGATGGCAAGCAGATTGGCTTCCGCGGATTCCGTGTGCGCGTGGCGGGCAGCGAAATCGGGGACTATGTCGTCGTGGCCGGGGACGTGTCGCAAACGTTTGGCGACGGCTTGCTTCGCGTCGTTCATCGTCTGCGCAAGGGCGATGCGGCCTTCGACCTCGCCGGCGAAATGCAGGTCGTCGGTGGAACCGGCCTCGATGTGCGTTTTCGATTGGAGAACGCGCCCGCGCCCAAACCGTGGAATGTCGTGTACATCGAAGATGTCGCGGCGGGATCGTGGAGCGGAGAATTGCTGCGCGTGTACGCGGGTGTCGGCAACGTACTCGAAGAACCGCGGGCATTCAACCTGCATTTCGACGGGCATCAACTCGCAAGTTCGGCGGTGGGATTCGATTTCACGAATGGGGTTTCGCTCGTGCAGGCCGTTGACGCGCCGCCGACGCGGCTGGAAGTATCGCCCGGGGAAAGGCGTTTTACGCTGCACGCGCCGTTCAATCAGACCATGCGTTTTTTTCCCGCGCGCGACGTGTGGCAGGGCGCTCGGGCATGCCGTGCGCTGGATACGCGCCCGGCGGCGGGCGGTGTTCAAGCGCTGGCTGGCCGCTTCGTCTTCGACCTCTGGGGCGGACGTTATAGGGAAAGCGCGCAGGCGCTTCACCGGGCCTTTCGTTACGGCCTGACGGACAGCGTTGTGGTATGGCACAACTGGCAGCGCTGGGGATACGACTACCGCTTGCCCGATATCTGCCCGCCGAATCCCAATTTCGGAAGCGTCGAGGATTTTCAGGCGCTTGCCAAGACGTGCAGAGACGCCGGCGTCCTGTTCGCCCCGCACGACAATTACATTGACCTCTATCCCGACGCGGACGGTTTCTCCTACAAGCATGTGGCGTTCACGCGGGACGGCGAACCGATTCGCGCGTGGTTCAATGAGGGACAGGGCGCGCAATCATATCGTTGGCGGACGGACGCCTACTGGCCGTTCATGGAAAAGAACGTGCAATGGCTGAAAGAAAACATCGCACCGACGGGGTATTTCATAGACGTGTTTTCTTCAATCGGCCCCTATGAATCGTGGACCTTCGACGGACAATTCCATGACCGCCTCTTCACGCGCGATACCTGGGGCCGTACCTTTGCGTGGATCCGCGAACAACTCGGCGACAACGCGCCGCAGATCTCGGAAAGCGGCCACGACCAACTCATCGGCTATCTCGACGGCGCGCAGTGCAACCACCTGCGAGTCGATCCGAATCCCCCGAAAGGCGCGCCGTGGACCGTATGGCCGATCACGTGCAGGGACGCGGAACGTGTGCCGTGGCTCGACATGTTCGTGCACGACCGTTTCGTCCTGCACGGGGCGGGCTATGAGTCCCGGTTTGCGGGCGGGCTGCCTGCGATTACGCACGGCATCTACAGCGACGATTACATGAGCGTGGAGATTCTCGACGGCCATCCGGCGATGGTTCCGGAACCGTTCAGCCGTGACGTGGTTCGAAAATATTGGCTCCTTCACGAAGCCGGACGTGCCCTCGCGCTGAAGCCCATGCACGAGGTCCGCTTCGACGGCAACGACATGCGCCGTCTGCGCGTCGAATGGCAAGGCAGGGGGAAGGTATGGGTCAACCGAGGCGAAACCCCGTGGAACGTGAAAGGGCGCGAATTGCCTCAATACGGGTTTTATGCCGCATTGGACACGGTCGAAGCGGCCATCGAACGGCGCGATGGCGTTGTGGTCGAGTGGAGCCGTTCGCCGGACTCGCTCTATGTGAACGCGCGATCGTCGCTGGATAACCGGTTCCCGATTTCGGTGGCGGATGCGCGCGTCGAAACGGTCGAGGCCCGCACGGTGCGGGTGACGCTTCGGTGGCATGCCCAACAGCCGACGGGCGAGTCGCTCATGCTATTCGGCCATTTCGTGGATGAATCGGGCAGTATCGTGTTCCAGGCCGACATGCAGCCGCCCGTGCCGACGAACGAGTGGACGGGCGAAATCAAGACGATCAGCTCGGGGGAGTGGCCGGCGGACGCCCAACCCGGCGACGCCTTCGAGTTGCGCGTGGGCATGTACCGGCCCGATATCGGACGTCTCCCGTTGCGCGGGCCGAATGACGATCAACAGCGTGTGCGCGTGGGCACGTTGCGTATCGAAAACCAGGGCGCAACATGGACGCCGCTGCCGCCGCAACCCGATCCGATCGCGGAACGCGGGAATCCAGACGGGAAACTTGTCCGGTTCGACGATCTTGCGACGAACGGCGGCTGCCGCATGGTTCGGGACGGCGATGCGCTTGTCGTGACGCCGTTGCCCGGCCATCCAGCGTTTACAATGGAATTCGATGCGGGGAAAATGCCGTTTGGAGCGCCGTTACCCGTGCGGGTCATCGCACACGCGGAAAACGGTACGATTCAAAGCGGGATTGCCCTGCAAACCGACAGCGGCACGCTTGTTTTGAACCTGCCGAAAGACGTTTTTACGTGCCGCCTGGAACCATGA
- a CDS encoding HD domain-containing protein, which translates to MDYSPRIVDAFAFTYELHRTQRRKGSRVPYITHLIGVAAIAGRHGADEDQFIAALLHDAVEDQGGRDTLERIRAAFGEVVARHVEGCSDSDSEPKPPWRERKEQFIEHAKTADPKLKLVIAADKLHNARSIVSDLAERGNAVWDLFKGGRDGTLWYYGEMVRALAVDWPHPILRELARVVDDMHRIAHEMESNRS; encoded by the coding sequence ATGGATTATTCTCCGCGGATTGTGGATGCGTTTGCGTTCACGTACGAATTGCATCGCACCCAGCGGCGCAAGGGTTCGCGGGTCCCCTACATCACGCATCTCATAGGGGTTGCGGCCATTGCGGGACGTCATGGCGCCGACGAAGACCAGTTCATCGCGGCGCTGTTGCACGATGCCGTCGAGGATCAGGGCGGACGCGACACCCTCGAACGGATTCGCGCGGCGTTCGGTGAGGTCGTGGCGCGCCATGTGGAGGGTTGCAGCGATTCGGATAGCGAACCCAAGCCACCGTGGCGGGAACGCAAGGAACAATTCATCGAACACGCGAAGACGGCCGATCCGAAACTGAAACTGGTCATCGCCGCCGACAAGCTGCACAACGCGCGAAGCATCGTCAGCGACCTTGCGGAACGCGGCAACGCCGTTTGGGACCTGTTCAAAGGCGGGCGCGACGGTACGCTCTGGTATTATGGGGAAATGGTTCGCGCGCTGGCCGTGGACTGGCCGCATCCCATTTTGCGCGAACTCGCGCGCGTCGTGGACGACATGCACCGGATCGCACACGAGATGGAATCAAATCGCTCCTGA
- a CDS encoding glycerophosphodiester phosphodiesterase family protein yields MCLMALIGCMAWAMLAAGNEALPLKPPKQGGVYVIAHRGVHDGIPENTLPAYKKAIEIGADFVEIDVRTTKDGHFVSIHNGEVNAYTKDAEGPVASFTLEQLRAMDIGSRVGPQWKEARIPTLEEILELCKGRIGIYLDLKNAPIPELARIVKARGMEHEMVWYIGGSMAPLLHSECPDCIAMPDPGPEMFLSGLLSTVKPRIVATTWKHCSRTFVKKCHASGALVFCDDGGPETWQPLLERGVDGIQTDRPEELIRLLGDRDKNRGR; encoded by the coding sequence ATGTGCTTGATGGCGCTGATCGGCTGCATGGCATGGGCGATGCTGGCGGCCGGCAACGAGGCGTTGCCCTTGAAGCCGCCCAAACAGGGGGGCGTGTATGTTATTGCCCACCGCGGAGTCCATGACGGCATTCCGGAAAATACCCTGCCGGCCTATAAAAAGGCAATCGAGATAGGCGCGGACTTCGTCGAAATTGACGTTCGAACAACCAAAGACGGCCATTTTGTCAGTATTCATAACGGCGAGGTAAACGCCTACACAAAAGATGCGGAAGGTCCTGTGGCCTCGTTTACCCTGGAACAATTGCGGGCAATGGACATTGGTAGCCGGGTGGGGCCGCAGTGGAAGGAAGCGCGCATCCCCACCTTGGAGGAAATTCTGGAACTCTGCAAGGGCCGGATAGGCATTTACCTCGATCTCAAGAATGCGCCGATCCCGGAGCTGGCCCGGATCGTGAAGGCGCGCGGAATGGAACATGAAATGGTCTGGTACATTGGGGGAAGCATGGCGCCGCTGCTGCACTCGGAATGTCCGGATTGCATCGCAATGCCCGATCCCGGCCCCGAAATGTTTCTTTCCGGACTACTGTCCACCGTGAAACCGCGGATTGTCGCCACGACTTGGAAACATTGCTCCCGGACGTTTGTCAAAAAATGCCATGCATCGGGCGCGCTGGTTTTTTGCGACGACGGCGGACCGGAAACGTGGCAGCCGCTTCTCGAACGCGGAGTGGACGGCATTCAGACCGATCGTCCGGAAGAACTCATCCGATTGCTTGGCGATCGAGACAAAAATCGGGGGAGATAA